A window of the Amycolatopsis solani genome harbors these coding sequences:
- the yhjD gene encoding inner membrane protein YhjD: MANEEKEKLLPRLRRKYPWLDHLIRANEAFTERYGNHYAAAITYFSVLSVFPLFMVAFAVVGLVVNHDQTIITKITDGVNNAVPEGLRELVNGIVKGALDSGGTIGVFGLLIALYSGIGWMSNLRDALTAQWGQEKQSQPLVKQTLKDLVALVGLGVALIVSFALTAVGGGVGQFLLELVGLEHETWAIYLLRGATIVLGLLANTLVFLWVIARLPRERVALRSAVKGAAVAAVGFVILQQVGSIYLASVTKSPSAALFGPVIGLLVFANLVSRFLLLITAWTATAKENERTVVQPPPPVRLEQSVTVQRGPGLGAVAGAFGAGALLAWFGGRRKP; encoded by the coding sequence GTGGCGAACGAAGAGAAGGAAAAGCTCCTGCCGCGCCTGCGCAGGAAGTACCCGTGGCTCGATCACCTGATCCGGGCCAACGAAGCCTTCACCGAGCGGTACGGCAACCACTACGCCGCCGCGATCACCTACTTCAGCGTGCTGTCGGTCTTCCCGCTGTTCATGGTCGCGTTCGCCGTCGTCGGGCTGGTCGTCAACCACGACCAGACGATCATCACCAAGATCACCGACGGCGTGAACAACGCCGTGCCCGAAGGGCTGCGCGAGCTCGTCAACGGCATCGTCAAGGGCGCGCTGGACTCCGGGGGCACCATCGGCGTCTTCGGTCTGCTCATCGCCCTCTACTCCGGCATCGGCTGGATGTCGAACCTCCGCGACGCGCTCACCGCGCAGTGGGGCCAGGAAAAGCAGTCGCAGCCGCTCGTCAAGCAGACGCTCAAGGACCTCGTCGCGCTCGTCGGGCTGGGGGTGGCGCTCATCGTGTCCTTCGCACTGACCGCCGTCGGGGGCGGGGTCGGGCAGTTCCTGCTGGAACTCGTCGGGCTCGAGCACGAAACCTGGGCGATCTACCTGCTCCGCGGGGCGACGATCGTGCTCGGCCTGCTCGCCAACACCCTCGTCTTCCTCTGGGTGATCGCGCGCCTGCCGCGCGAGCGGGTCGCGCTGCGCAGTGCCGTGAAGGGCGCCGCCGTCGCCGCCGTCGGGTTCGTCATCCTGCAGCAGGTCGGCTCGATCTACCTGGCCAGCGTCACGAAGTCGCCGTCGGCCGCGCTGTTCGGGCCGGTCATCGGTCTGCTCGTGTTCGCGAACCTCGTCTCGCGCTTCCTGCTGCTCATCACGGCGTGGACCGCGACGGCGAAGGAGAACGAGCGCACGGTCGTCCAGCCCCCGCCGCCGGTGCGGCTCGAGCAGAGCGTCACCGTGCAGCGCGGGCCGGGCCTCGGGGCCGTCGCGGGTGCGTTCGGCGCCGGGGCGCTGCTCGCGTGGTTCGGGGGCCGCCGCAAGCCTTGA
- the trpS gene encoding tryptophan--tRNA ligase — translation MSEEQTVAAARRPRVLSGIQPTADSFHLGNYLGALRQWVRMQDTHETFYCVVDLHAITVEQDPKVLRQRTRVSAAQLLAIGIDPQRSALFVQSHVPEHAQLSWVLECQTGFGEAGRMTQFKDKSAKQGSDRSSVGLFTYPILQAADILLYQADAVPVGEDQRQHLELTRDLAQRFNNRLGKTFVVPEPFIIKDTAKIYDLQDPTSKMSKSASTANGLVELLEDPKRSAKKIRSAVTDTGREVKFDAENKAGVSNLLTIYSALTERTIADLEAAYEGKGYGDLKKDLGEVFVEWVTPIQERVKSYLDDVAELDKVLAAGAERAREVASRTLAKTYQRIGFLPPAR, via the coding sequence GTGTCCGAAGAGCAGACCGTCGCAGCCGCACGCCGTCCGCGGGTCCTGTCGGGGATTCAGCCGACCGCCGACTCGTTCCACCTCGGGAACTACCTCGGTGCCCTGCGCCAGTGGGTGCGGATGCAGGACACGCACGAGACCTTCTACTGCGTGGTCGACCTGCACGCGATCACCGTCGAGCAGGATCCGAAGGTGCTGCGGCAGCGCACCCGCGTCTCGGCCGCGCAGTTGCTCGCCATCGGCATCGACCCGCAGCGCAGCGCCCTGTTCGTGCAGAGCCACGTGCCGGAGCACGCGCAGCTGAGCTGGGTCCTCGAATGCCAGACCGGCTTCGGCGAGGCCGGCCGGATGACGCAGTTCAAGGACAAGTCCGCCAAGCAGGGCTCCGACCGCTCCAGCGTCGGCCTCTTCACCTACCCGATCCTGCAGGCCGCGGACATCCTGCTCTACCAGGCCGACGCCGTCCCGGTCGGCGAGGACCAGCGTCAGCACCTGGAGCTCACGCGCGACCTCGCGCAGCGCTTCAACAACCGGCTCGGCAAGACGTTCGTCGTGCCCGAGCCGTTCATCATCAAGGACACCGCGAAGATCTACGACCTGCAGGACCCGACGAGCAAGATGAGCAAGTCGGCGTCCACCGCGAACGGTCTCGTCGAGCTGCTCGAAGACCCGAAGCGCTCGGCGAAGAAGATCCGCTCGGCGGTCACCGACACCGGCCGCGAGGTCAAGTTCGACGCCGAGAACAAGGCGGGCGTCTCGAACCTGCTGACGATCTACTCGGCGCTCACCGAGCGGACGATCGCCGACCTGGAAGCCGCCTACGAAGGCAAGGGCTACGGCGACCTGAAGAAAGACCTCGGCGAGGTGTTCGTCGAGTGGGTCACGCCGATCCAGGAGCGCGTCAAGTCCTATTTGGACGATGTCGCCGAGCTCGACAAGGTCCTCGCCGCCGGCGCCGAGCGCGCCCGCGAGGTGGCGTCGAGGACGCTGGCCAAGACGTACCAGCGGATCGGGTTCCTGCCGCCGGCGCGGTGA
- a CDS encoding AAA family ATPase, producing MKLILLNGPPGSGKSTLARRYADDHPPALALDVDHVRAMLGGWRTRPGPAGLLARDIAVAAARTHLSAGHDVVVPQLLARPGFAERLEALAGETGAEFHEFVLLPGREVARRRFATRGSSEIEAATPLTGAELDRAYTAVEEFAASRNARILIGADAYEALRASLS from the coding sequence GTGAAGCTGATCCTCCTCAACGGCCCGCCGGGCAGCGGCAAGTCGACGCTCGCCCGGCGCTACGCCGACGACCACCCGCCGGCGTTGGCACTGGACGTCGACCACGTCCGCGCGATGCTCGGCGGCTGGCGCACCCGGCCCGGCCCGGCCGGGCTGCTGGCCAGGGACATCGCGGTGGCCGCCGCGCGCACGCACCTGAGCGCGGGCCACGACGTCGTGGTGCCCCAGCTGCTGGCTCGCCCGGGGTTCGCCGAGCGCCTCGAAGCGCTGGCCGGCGAAACGGGCGCCGAGTTCCACGAGTTCGTGCTCCTCCCCGGCCGCGAAGTGGCCCGGCGCCGCTTCGCGACACGCGGCTCGTCGGAGATCGAGGCGGCCACCCCGCTGACCGGCGCCGAACTGGACCGCGCCTACACCGCCGTCGAGGAGTTCGCGGCGAGCCGCAACGCGCGGATCCTGATCGGCGCGGACGCCTACGAAGCCTTGCGAGCCTCCCTCAGTTGA
- a CDS encoding S8 family peptidase produces MSRLRRMAAPLVLAVGGGLFAAAPAAEAAPVACDTTSPSYTYVVTYQPGTRASAVDKELAAKCGTKVAYYAEIGVAIASSRNADFQQKIGVYRAYSGGRDVASAASARTSLGAVRTLEDTRTFAAAGDLSAQQWDMKAIHAPEANKKYQGSSSVTVGVLDSGIDATHPALKAAVSPSASAGCITGAPDLTPASWAPTTSDHGTHVAGTIAGKDQAAGFTGIAPGVKLASVKVVNDDGYIFPESAVCGFVWAAKHGFQVTNNSYYIDPGMFFCSREPGDAAAYEAVRRAIEFSTRHGVLNVSAAGNSGFDTRTQTTDPNRPHPVDSSCGILPKAIDGVVTVSSVGYAGTKSSFSNYGEIDVTAPGGDFSQTPPEGAGPACPLSTTVFGGLYGSKCGTSMASPHAAGVAALLASRFRGLPPSLLARVLTGEADPVKCASTETECTGPAKNNSYYGHGLVNALDAVR; encoded by the coding sequence ATGTCCCGTTTACGCCGAATGGCGGCCCCGCTCGTGCTGGCCGTCGGGGGCGGCCTGTTCGCGGCGGCGCCGGCCGCGGAGGCCGCGCCGGTCGCTTGTGACACCACGAGCCCGTCGTACACCTACGTGGTGACGTACCAGCCGGGCACGCGCGCGTCGGCCGTCGACAAGGAACTGGCGGCCAAGTGCGGCACGAAGGTCGCGTACTACGCCGAGATCGGCGTCGCGATCGCCAGCTCGCGCAACGCGGACTTCCAGCAGAAGATCGGCGTCTACCGGGCCTACTCGGGCGGTCGCGACGTGGCCTCGGCCGCTTCGGCCCGGACTTCGCTGGGCGCCGTGCGGACACTGGAGGACACGCGGACGTTCGCCGCGGCCGGTGACCTGTCGGCGCAGCAGTGGGACATGAAGGCGATCCACGCGCCCGAGGCCAACAAGAAGTACCAGGGCAGTTCTTCGGTGACGGTCGGCGTGCTCGACTCGGGCATCGACGCAACGCACCCGGCGTTGAAGGCGGCCGTTTCGCCCTCGGCTTCGGCGGGCTGCATCACGGGGGCGCCGGATTTGACGCCGGCGTCGTGGGCCCCGACGACGTCGGACCACGGAACGCACGTGGCGGGCACGATCGCGGGCAAGGACCAGGCGGCGGGCTTCACGGGCATCGCCCCGGGCGTGAAGCTGGCCTCGGTCAAGGTCGTGAACGACGACGGCTACATCTTCCCGGAGTCAGCGGTCTGCGGCTTCGTGTGGGCGGCCAAGCACGGCTTCCAGGTGACGAACAACAGCTACTACATCGACCCGGGCATGTTCTTCTGCTCCCGCGAGCCAGGCGACGCGGCCGCGTACGAAGCGGTGCGGCGCGCGATCGAGTTCTCGACGCGCCACGGCGTCCTGAACGTGTCGGCGGCGGGCAACTCGGGCTTCGACACCCGCACCCAGACGACCGACCCGAACCGCCCCCACCCGGTGGACTCGTCGTGCGGCATCCTGCCGAAGGCGATCGACGGCGTGGTGACGGTGTCTTCGGTGGGCTACGCGGGCACGAAGTCGTCGTTCAGCAACTACGGCGAGATCGACGTGACGGCGCCCGGCGGAGACTTCTCGCAGACGCCGCCGGAGGGCGCTGGTCCGGCCTGCCCGCTGTCGACAACGGTGTTCGGCGGCCTTTACGGCTCGAAGTGCGGCACGTCGATGGCCTCCCCGCACGCGGCGGGCGTCGCGGCACTGCTGGCATCCCGCTTCCGCGGCCTGCCGCCGTCGCTGCTGGCTCGCGTCCTGACGGGCGAGGCTGACCCGGTGAAGTGCGCATCGACGGAGACGGAGTGCACGGGCCCGGCGAAGAACAACTCGTACTACGGCCACGGCCTGGTCAACGCCCTGGACGCGGTCCGCTAA
- a CDS encoding acyl-CoA dehydrogenase family protein codes for MLDAARECAALAKTLAPVTERQRALPAELVAKLTDAQLLRSGVPGSLGGPEAPPAVSLETAETVARGDASAGWCVSIAVTSSLLSAYAPRKCAEEVFGDPRTVAAGVWAPRGSGTKVDGGYVVSGRWAFCSGIPHCDWLFAGFVHEGQLNVAALPKAGITVLDTWHTNGLRGTGSHDCVADALFVPDHRVFSVMTGPPPEAVALHRFPLFGYFALSVAAAALGNARGAIDDLAELAATRKPLGSSRSLAERSQTQAAVAEAEAALRAARLLFYGSIDDAWQAAQGTEPVSDALKLGLRLAATHVTRTAAKVAESMYDLGGGAAIYETSPLQRRFRDAHTATAHFQVNPASFELPGKLLLGVPARTEQL; via the coding sequence ATGCTGGACGCCGCCCGCGAGTGCGCCGCGCTCGCCAAGACGCTCGCGCCGGTCACCGAGCGGCAGCGCGCGCTGCCGGCCGAGCTCGTCGCGAAGCTGACCGACGCCCAGCTCCTGCGCAGCGGCGTCCCCGGCTCCCTCGGTGGCCCGGAAGCGCCGCCCGCCGTCAGTCTCGAAACCGCGGAGACGGTCGCGCGCGGCGACGCGTCGGCCGGCTGGTGCGTCTCGATCGCCGTGACGAGCAGCCTGCTGTCGGCGTACGCCCCGCGGAAGTGCGCCGAAGAGGTCTTCGGTGACCCGCGCACCGTCGCCGCCGGGGTCTGGGCACCGCGTGGCTCCGGTACGAAGGTCGACGGCGGGTACGTCGTGTCCGGCCGCTGGGCGTTCTGCAGCGGGATCCCGCACTGCGACTGGCTTTTCGCTGGATTCGTCCACGAAGGACAGCTCAACGTCGCCGCGTTGCCGAAGGCCGGAATCACCGTGCTCGACACCTGGCACACCAACGGCCTGCGCGGCACCGGCAGCCACGACTGCGTTGCCGACGCGCTGTTCGTCCCGGACCACCGCGTCTTCTCGGTCATGACCGGCCCGCCGCCGGAAGCCGTTGCCCTGCACCGGTTCCCGCTGTTCGGCTACTTCGCGCTGTCGGTCGCCGCGGCCGCGCTGGGCAACGCGCGCGGCGCGATCGACGACCTCGCCGAGCTGGCCGCCACGCGGAAACCGCTCGGCTCCAGCCGGTCGCTGGCCGAGCGGTCGCAGACCCAGGCCGCCGTCGCGGAGGCCGAAGCGGCGCTGCGCGCGGCGCGATTGCTCTTCTACGGCAGCATCGACGACGCCTGGCAGGCCGCGCAGGGCACCGAACCGGTGTCGGACGCGCTCAAGCTGGGCCTGCGGCTCGCCGCCACGCACGTCACGCGCACGGCCGCGAAGGTCGCCGAAAGCATGTACGACCTCGGCGGCGGCGCCGCGATCTACGAGACTTCGCCGCTGCAGCGCCGGTTCCGTGACGCCCACACCGCGACCGCCCACTTCCAGGTCAACCCGGCCAGCTTCGAGCTGCCGGGGAAGCTGCTGCTGGGCGTGCCGGCCCGCACGGAGCAGCTGTGA
- a CDS encoding chitinase, whose translation MSMTRFLKRTGVAVSALAAAAAAVVLPATTASAAADASFVVSEAQFNQIFPNRNSFYSYSGLTDALSAYPGFANTGDDTVKRQEAAAFLANVNHETGGLVYIVEQNTANYPHYCDASQSYGCPAGQAAYYGRGPIQLSWNFNYKAAGDALGIDLLGNPYQVEQNSAVAWKTGLWYWNTQTGPGTMTPHDAMVNQRGFGETIRSINGSIECNGGNPAQVQSRIDKYTQITGILGVPAGSNLSC comes from the coding sequence ATGTCGATGACCCGGTTCTTGAAGCGCACCGGAGTGGCGGTGAGCGCGCTCGCCGCGGCGGCCGCCGCCGTCGTGTTGCCGGCCACCACCGCGTCCGCCGCGGCGGACGCGTCGTTCGTCGTCAGCGAAGCCCAGTTCAACCAGATCTTCCCGAACCGCAACAGCTTCTACAGCTACAGCGGCCTGACCGACGCGCTGTCGGCCTACCCCGGCTTCGCCAACACCGGCGACGACACGGTCAAGAGGCAGGAAGCGGCCGCGTTCCTGGCGAACGTCAACCACGAGACCGGCGGGCTCGTCTACATCGTCGAGCAGAACACCGCGAACTACCCGCACTACTGCGACGCGAGCCAGTCCTACGGCTGCCCGGCCGGCCAGGCCGCCTACTACGGCCGCGGCCCGATCCAGCTCAGCTGGAACTTCAACTACAAGGCCGCCGGTGACGCGCTCGGCATCGACCTGCTCGGCAACCCGTACCAGGTCGAACAGAACTCGGCCGTCGCGTGGAAGACCGGGCTCTGGTACTGGAACACCCAGACCGGGCCGGGCACCATGACGCCGCACGACGCGATGGTCAACCAGCGCGGGTTCGGCGAGACCATCCGCAGCATCAACGGCTCCATCGAGTGCAACGGCGGCAACCCCGCGCAGGTGCAGAGCCGGATCGACAAGTACACACAGATCACCGGGATCCTCGGGGTCCCGGCGGGCAGCAACCTGTCCTGCTGA
- a CDS encoding exodeoxyribonuclease III gives MRGVLTVSTVNVNGLRAAAKKGFVEWLAATKADVVCCQEVRATAEQLPAEVVEPEGWFVAHAPSAVKGRNGVAVYSRVEPDEVRVGFGEPEFEDSGRYLEVHLPGVVVASLYLPSGEVGTERQEEKERFMAAFLPYLVELRAKAAADGREVVVVGDWNIAHDTIDLKNWRGNRKNSGFLPEEREWLGRVYTEAGYTDVQRRLDPEGPGPYTWWSYRGQAFDNDSGWRIDCQLATPGLAEKVVEVVVERAAAYDQRWSDHAPVTATYDI, from the coding sequence GTGCGAGGCGTGCTGACCGTCTCCACCGTGAACGTCAACGGCCTGCGTGCCGCCGCCAAGAAGGGCTTCGTCGAGTGGCTCGCCGCCACGAAGGCCGACGTCGTCTGCTGCCAGGAGGTACGCGCCACCGCGGAGCAGCTCCCTGCGGAGGTCGTCGAGCCCGAAGGGTGGTTCGTGGCGCACGCGCCGTCGGCCGTCAAGGGGCGCAACGGCGTCGCGGTGTACAGCCGCGTCGAGCCCGACGAGGTGCGCGTCGGCTTCGGCGAGCCCGAGTTCGAGGACAGCGGGCGCTACCTCGAAGTCCACCTGCCGGGCGTCGTCGTCGCGAGCCTGTACCTGCCCAGCGGCGAGGTCGGTACCGAACGCCAGGAGGAGAAGGAGCGCTTCATGGCCGCGTTCCTGCCCTACCTCGTCGAGCTGCGGGCGAAGGCCGCCGCGGACGGGCGCGAAGTCGTGGTCGTCGGCGACTGGAACATCGCCCACGACACCATCGACCTCAAGAACTGGCGCGGCAACCGCAAGAACTCCGGCTTCCTGCCCGAGGAACGCGAGTGGCTCGGCCGGGTCTACACCGAGGCGGGCTACACCGACGTCCAGCGCCGGCTCGACCCCGAAGGCCCCGGCCCCTACACCTGGTGGTCCTACCGCGGCCAGGCCTTCGACAACGACTCCGGCTGGCGCATCGACTGCCAGCTCGCGACGCCCGGACTGGCCGAGAAGGTCGTCGAGGTCGTGGTCGAGCGCGCGGCCGCGTACGACCAGCGCTGGTCCGACCACGCGCCGGTCACCGCGACCTACGACATCTAG
- a CDS encoding MBL fold metallo-hydrolase yields the protein MSDAVSRLTVLGSCGAWPEPGRACAGFLLSHNGFHVVLDLGYGAAARLFAHCRLPDAVVVTHEHPDHCADVSALGRAWHYTGPPGERLPLHCTPGTVRRLEALEPRPHPAELFAVHDLGVPADVGPFRLTPYLLPHHQPNFGVRLSAPGLTVAYTGDTGPSPLLAELGRDADLVICDATLRTPPAEGEPRYLMTATEAGHWAAAAGARRLLLTHFWPGTDRAAAAEEARAEFAGEVLVAEEDLTIAL from the coding sequence ATGAGCGACGCCGTGAGCCGGTTGACCGTGCTCGGCAGCTGCGGCGCCTGGCCAGAACCCGGCCGGGCGTGCGCCGGATTCCTGCTGTCGCACAACGGTTTCCACGTCGTGCTCGACCTCGGCTACGGCGCCGCCGCGCGGCTGTTCGCGCACTGCCGGCTGCCGGACGCGGTGGTCGTGACGCACGAGCACCCGGACCACTGCGCCGACGTCAGCGCGCTCGGCCGCGCCTGGCACTACACCGGTCCGCCCGGTGAGCGCCTGCCGCTGCACTGCACGCCCGGCACTGTCCGCCGGCTCGAGGCGCTGGAGCCGCGGCCGCACCCGGCGGAGCTGTTCGCCGTGCACGACCTCGGCGTCCCGGCCGACGTCGGGCCGTTCCGCCTGACGCCGTATTTGCTGCCGCACCACCAGCCGAACTTCGGCGTGCGCCTCAGCGCGCCCGGGCTCACCGTGGCGTACACCGGAGACACGGGACCGTCGCCGCTGCTGGCCGAGCTCGGCCGCGACGCGGACCTGGTCATCTGCGACGCCACCCTCCGCACCCCACCGGCGGAGGGAGAACCCCGCTACCTGATGACCGCCACCGAAGCCGGCCACTGGGCGGCGGCAGCCGGGGCCCGCCGGCTGCTGCTGACCCACTTCTGGCCTGGCACCGATCGGGCCGCCGCGGCCGAGGAGGCTCGCGCCGAGTTCGCCGGCGAGGTGCTGGTCGCGGAGGAGGACCTCACGATCGCACTCTGA
- a CDS encoding cupin domain-containing protein has product MTTLLVRHDEAEQLGSTPDTMTLLADVSQTGGHLSTNRASLGRGRDGATPHFHTSSAEMFFMLDGELEVLNGDDVVTVRTGDMLFVPPHTTHAFGATERSGADVLIVFTPGVERFEYFRMIDRIRRGEASPAEILATQDRFDNHFVDSAAWRAARAA; this is encoded by the coding sequence ATGACGACATTGCTGGTACGCCACGACGAAGCCGAGCAGCTCGGCTCGACCCCCGACACGATGACCCTGCTCGCGGACGTCTCGCAGACCGGCGGGCACCTGAGCACGAACCGCGCGTCCCTCGGCCGCGGGCGCGACGGGGCGACCCCGCACTTCCACACCTCGTCGGCCGAGATGTTCTTCATGCTGGACGGGGAACTGGAGGTGCTGAACGGCGACGACGTCGTGACGGTCCGGACGGGTGACATGCTGTTCGTGCCACCGCACACGACCCACGCGTTCGGGGCGACCGAACGGTCGGGCGCGGACGTGCTGATCGTGTTCACGCCCGGTGTCGAGCGCTTCGAGTACTTCCGGATGATCGACCGGATCCGGCGGGGCGAGGCGTCGCCGGCGGAGATCCTGGCGACGCAGGACCGGTTCGACAACCACTTCGTGGACAGCGCGGCCTGGCGCGCGGCCCGCGCGGCCTAG
- a CDS encoding SCO4848 family membrane protein, with product MRLSRRTSLFLLAFGVWSWIIWITFAKNLWESDRAWAADGSPTAYFIVHAVLTVVSFVLGTIIGVLGWRGVRTRAS from the coding sequence ATGCGCCTTTCGCGACGAACCTCGCTGTTCCTGCTGGCCTTCGGCGTGTGGTCGTGGATCATCTGGATCACGTTCGCGAAGAACCTGTGGGAAAGCGACCGGGCGTGGGCCGCCGACGGCTCGCCGACCGCGTACTTCATCGTGCACGCCGTGCTGACCGTCGTCTCGTTCGTGCTCGGCACGATCATCGGCGTGCTGGGCTGGCGCGGCGTGCGCACCCGCGCCTCCTGA
- a CDS encoding D-alanyl-D-alanine carboxypeptidase family protein: MHSAVSRSLKVFTTTLAAALLALSTPVAAGAAPQPGQCANHLAPPPPVDTSEKPAPGKQAPAPLAVPAAPVGGPRMAECGLITPDGALNPPEGNTAASWLVQDLDTGAVVAAKDPHARQRPASLIKTLLALVVVTQLNPQQVLVATKEDAEQECTCVGLVAGGQYTVDQLLHGLLMHSGNDVAHALATALGGVDSTVAKMNALAARIGALDTRAATPSGLDGPGMSTSAYDLSLIFHYAMKQPEFAKVVATKNFEIPPTGGKPAIPLFNDNKLLGVYPGFLGGKTGFTDDARHTYVGSAQRKGKRLAVVMLRAEQKPTKVVDQAAKLLDYGFALEDDRAEQVGQITYQAPSTTSPDDDPSVLADGGTSNSGTSSSAAAGKDDPFGVTGWVLTLVVFLVIVGGFVVGHQRKKNAS; the protein is encoded by the coding sequence GTGCACTCCGCTGTCTCCCGGTCGCTCAAGGTCTTCACGACGACGCTCGCCGCCGCCCTCCTGGCCCTGAGCACCCCGGTCGCCGCGGGTGCGGCGCCGCAGCCGGGCCAGTGCGCGAACCACCTCGCTCCCCCGCCGCCCGTCGACACGTCGGAGAAGCCCGCGCCCGGCAAGCAGGCCCCGGCGCCGCTGGCCGTGCCCGCCGCCCCGGTCGGCGGCCCGCGGATGGCCGAGTGCGGCCTGATCACCCCGGACGGCGCGCTCAACCCGCCGGAGGGCAACACCGCGGCGTCCTGGCTGGTGCAGGACCTCGACACCGGCGCGGTCGTCGCGGCGAAGGACCCGCACGCCCGGCAGCGGCCGGCGTCGCTCATCAAGACGCTGCTCGCGCTCGTCGTCGTCACCCAGCTGAACCCGCAGCAGGTGCTCGTCGCGACGAAGGAGGACGCCGAGCAGGAGTGCACCTGCGTCGGTCTCGTCGCCGGTGGCCAGTACACGGTCGACCAGCTGCTCCACGGCCTGCTGATGCACTCGGGCAACGACGTCGCGCACGCACTGGCGACGGCGCTCGGCGGGGTCGACTCCACGGTCGCGAAGATGAACGCGCTGGCGGCCCGGATCGGCGCGCTCGACACGCGGGCCGCGACGCCGTCGGGCCTCGACGGGCCGGGCATGTCGACCTCGGCGTACGACCTCAGCCTGATCTTCCACTACGCGATGAAGCAGCCCGAGTTCGCGAAGGTCGTCGCGACGAAGAACTTCGAGATCCCGCCGACCGGCGGCAAGCCCGCGATCCCGCTCTTCAACGACAACAAGCTGCTCGGCGTCTACCCCGGCTTCCTGGGCGGCAAGACCGGCTTCACCGACGACGCCCGCCACACCTACGTCGGTTCCGCACAGCGCAAGGGCAAGCGGCTCGCGGTGGTGATGCTGCGCGCCGAGCAGAAGCCGACGAAGGTGGTCGACCAGGCGGCGAAGCTGCTCGACTACGGCTTCGCGCTGGAAGACGACCGCGCCGAGCAGGTCGGGCAGATCACCTACCAGGCACCGTCGACCACGTCGCCGGACGACGACCCGTCGGTGCTGGCGGACGGCGGCACGAGCAACAGCGGGACGTCGTCGAGCGCCGCCGCGGGCAAGGACGACCCGTTCGGCGTCACCGGCTGGGTCCTCACGCTGGTCGTGTTCCTGGTCATCGTCGGCGGGTTCGTCGTCGGGCACCAGCGCAAGAAGAACGCGAGCTAG
- a CDS encoding winged helix-turn-helix transcriptional regulator — translation MNDLGHRFTADSVGRALDLVGERWSLLILREAFFGVRRYGEFARTLSIPRPTLSARLKTLVDAGVLDRVDPVPEYRLTPAGRDLFGAVVTLMQWGDRHLAGPDGPPILLRHNDCGEIAETFVACGHCGGAIATDKVTPEPGPGFR, via the coding sequence GTGAACGACCTCGGCCACCGGTTCACCGCGGATTCCGTCGGGCGCGCGCTCGACCTGGTCGGCGAGCGGTGGAGCCTGCTCATCCTGCGGGAGGCGTTCTTCGGCGTGCGCCGCTACGGCGAGTTCGCGCGCACGCTCTCGATCCCGCGCCCGACGTTGTCCGCGCGGCTGAAGACCCTCGTCGACGCGGGCGTGCTCGACCGCGTCGACCCGGTGCCCGAGTACCGGCTGACGCCGGCCGGGCGCGACCTCTTCGGCGCCGTCGTCACGCTCATGCAGTGGGGCGACCGGCACCTCGCCGGGCCGGACGGGCCGCCGATCCTGTTGCGGCACAACGACTGCGGCGAGATCGCCGAGACGTTCGTCGCCTGCGGGCACTGCGGTGGCGCGATCGCCACCGACAAGGTGACCCCGGAACCCGGGCCCGGGTTCCGCTAG
- a CDS encoding MarR family winged helix-turn-helix transcriptional regulator: MSDEDAVDAVVSAWHRERPDLDLTAIGVAGRMGRLALVLGPAQERVFGKFGLQRGEFDVLAALRRSGKPYTLIPSELSATLMMSRAGMTSRLDRLEKAGFVERALDPNDRRSFRIRLTDEGFAAVDAAMTEHTANVSELLSGLSGKELGLLDDVLRKLLESLESPA, translated from the coding sequence GTGAGTGACGAAGACGCCGTCGACGCCGTCGTGTCGGCTTGGCACCGCGAACGCCCCGACCTCGACCTGACCGCGATCGGCGTCGCCGGCCGGATGGGCAGGCTGGCGCTCGTGCTCGGCCCGGCCCAGGAGCGCGTGTTCGGCAAGTTCGGCCTGCAACGCGGGGAGTTCGACGTCCTGGCGGCGCTGCGCCGGTCCGGGAAGCCGTACACGCTGATCCCGTCCGAGCTGTCCGCGACGCTGATGATGTCCCGCGCCGGCATGACGAGCCGCCTCGACCGGCTGGAGAAGGCCGGTTTCGTCGAGCGCGCGCTCGACCCGAACGACCGCCGCAGCTTCCGGATCCGCTTGACGGACGAGGGTTTCGCCGCCGTCGACGCGGCGATGACCGAGCACACCGCGAACGTCTCCGAGCTCCTTTCCGGACTGTCCGGAAAGGAGCTGGGCCTGCTCGACGACGTCCTGCGCAAGCTGCTGGAAAGCCTCGAATCCCCAGCCTGA